The Inmirania thermothiophila nucleotide sequence CCGTCGCGCTCGACCCGGATCTCCTCGACCTGGATCGAGTTGTAGCGCGGATGGCGCTCGCCCACCACCTGGACGCGCTCGAGCACGTGGCGGACCTTGGTGCTGCGGTCCACGTTGGGCATGAAGAACCAGCGGTCCCCCACCACGAGCACGAAGTCCGGCTCCACCGCCACGTGCGGGTCGAGCCGGTCCACCGGGCACTGGATGCCGCGGGTGGTGCAGTCGAGGCCGTTGATCCGCCCCGTGAGGGTCTCCGCGGCCCAGGCGCCGGCGCCCATCCAGGCCGCAAGCGCGAGCCCCGCGGCAAGCTGCAGGGCGCGCACCGTCATCGGATGTCGCATCGTGGTCATCTCGCCTCTCCTCCAGGACACGCCCCTCCACTCTGCAGGACCGGCCGGACCGCCGGTTGCTCACAGCGCAAGGTGGTGGCGACGGCGCGGCGAGGTCGGCTATCCTCGGGTCGGCCGGCCTGGGGGGAGCCGCAGATGAGCGATCGCGTCCCGTACTGGATGTCCGTCTTCCTGGTGGCGGTGGCGGCCGCGGCCACCGCGCTCTTCCCCGCCCTGCAGCGCGCCTTTCTCGCCAACCCCGTCTTCAACGGCATGATCCTCGCGGTGCTCCTGGTGGGCGTCGTCCTCGAGTACCGCCAGGTCCTGGGGCTCGCCCCGGAGCGGCGGTGGCTCGCACGCCTGCGCGCGGGCGTGACCTCGCAGCCGGCGCCGCACCTGCTCGCCCCGCTGGCGCGGCTGCTCGCCGAGCGGGAGCGGCCCAGGCTCTCCACCCAGGCCGCGCGCGCCCTCCTCGACGGCATCCGCCTGCGCCTCGACGAGCAGCGCGACCTCTCCCGCTACCTCGTCGGCCTGCTGGTCTTCCTCGGCCTGCTGGGCACCTTCTGGGGCCTGCTGGACACCGTCTCCGCGGCCGCCGGGGTGATTGCGGGCCTGTCCGTGGAAGGCGAGCTCGCCTCGGTCTTCGAGCAGCTCAAGGCCAACCTACAGGCCCCCCTGGCGGGCATGGGCACCGCCTTCAGCTCCTCGCTCTTCGGCCTCGGCGGGGCGCTGGTGCTGGGCTTCCTGGACCTGCAGGCGGGCCACGCCCAGAACCGCTTCTACAACGACCTCGAGGAGTGGCTCGCCGAGCTCACCCACCTGCCCAGCGGCGCGCTGGAGGCGGAGCAGCCGCTGCCGGCCTACCTCGAGGCCCTCATCGAGCGCAGCGCCGACAGCCTCGAGGCCCTGCAGCGGCTCATGGCCCGCAGCGAGGAGGAGCGCGCCGGCACGCGCCAGGAGCTGCTGGAGCTGACGCGGCGGCTGGCCGAGCTCGCCGACCGCATGCGGGAGGAGCAACAGGTGATCCGGGGGCTCACCCGGCAGCAGGCGGAGCTGCAGGCCATGATCGGGCGGCTCGCCGAGGCCGCCGAGCGCTGGGGGCCCGACGAGGCCGCGCGCGAGCACCTGCGCAACCTCGACCTCGGCCTGGCCCGTCTCGCCGAGGAGACGGTGCGGGGGCGCGAGGCGGTGGTGGAGACGCTGCGCGGCGAGCTGAGGCTCCTCGCCCGCACCCTCGCCGGGCGCGACGGCTGAGGCGGCCATGTTCACCCTCGCCCGCCGCGGCGGCCGCAGCGTCAACGTCTGGCCGGGCTTCGTCGACGCCCTCGCCTCGGTGCTGCTGGTCTTCGTCTTCCTGCTGCTGCTCTTCGTCCTCGCGCAGTTCTACCTCACGGGCGTGATCGCCGCGCGCGACCGCGCCCTCGACCGCCTCCAGCGCAACATCGCCGAGCTCGCCGAGACCCTCGCCCTGGAGCGCGAGCGCCGCGCCGGGCTGGAGGAGAGCCTGGCCGAGGTCCAGGCCCGCCTGCAGGCGACCCTGGCCGAGCGCGAGCGCCTCGCCGGGCGGCTGCGCCTGACCACGGCGCGGGCCGAGCAGGCCGAGGCGCGCATCGCCGAGCTGGAGCGCCGCCTCGCCGAGGCCGAGCGCACCGTCGCCGCCGATCGCGAGACCATCGAGCTGCGCCTGCGCGAGATCGCGAGCCTGCAGGCCGACATCGCGGCCCTGCGGCAGGTGCGCGAGGAGCTGGAGCGGCGCGTGGGCATCCTCGCCGCCGCCCTCGAGGAGCGGGGCCGCACCCTCGGCGCCCTGCGCGAGCGCAGCCGCCAGCTGGAGGCGCGTCTCGCCGAGGCCGAGGAGCGCACCCTGCTCGCCCAGCGCGAGGTGGAGCGGCGCGACATCCGCATCGGCGAGCTCGCCGCCGAGATCGCCGCCCGCGACCGCGCGCTGGCCGAGGAGCAGCGCCTCTCGGCCGAGGCCCGCAACCAGGTGGCGCTGCTCAACCAGCAGATCGCCGCCCTGCGGGCGCAGATCGCCGAGCTGGAGGCCGCCCTCGACCTCGCCCAGGGCACGATGGAGAGGCAGAAGGTGGAGATCGCCGAGCTCGGGCGCAAGCTCAACCTGGCGCTGGCCCGGCGGGTGCAGGAGCTTGCGCGCTACCGCTCGGAGTTCTTCGGCCGCCTGCGCGAGGTGCTGGGCGAGCACCCGGGGATCCGCATCGTCGGCGACCGCTTCGTCTTCGCCTCCGAGATCTTCTTCGACACCGCCTCGGCGGCGCTGCGCGAGGAGGGCAAGCGCCAGCTCGCGCGGCTGGCCGCGACCCTCAAGGACGTGGCGGCGCGCATCCCGCCCGAGATCGACTGGGTGCTGCGCATCGACGGCCACACCGACCGCCGCCCCATCCACACCGCCGAGTTCCCCTCCAACTGGGAGCTCTCCACCGCCCGCGCCCTCGCGGTGGTCCGCTTCCTCACCGCCCAGGGCATCCCCGCGCACCGGCTCGTGGCCGCGGGCTTCGGCGAGCACCGCCCCATCGACCCCGCCGACACCCCCGAGGCCTGGGCCCGCAACCGCCGCATCGAGATCAAGCTCACCCAGCCCTGAAACGGCGACGGCCCCTCGCGGGGGCCGTCGCGGGATCCTTGCGGGCGCCGCGGCCTCAGGCCGTCTCCTCCTGGAGGCGCTGATACTTGGCCATCAGCTCCTCCTGGGACTCGTCGTAGTCCGGATTCTTGACGATGCAGTCCACGGGGCAGACCTCCACGCACTGCGGCGTGTCGTAGTGCCCGACGCACTCGGTGCAGCGGTTGGGGTCGATGACGTAGATCTCGTCGCCCTGCGAGATGGCGTTGTTCGGACACTCCGGCTCGCAGACGTCGCAGTTGATGCACTCGTCGGTGATCATCAAGGCCATGGCTTCACCCCCGGTTCACCACCAGAAAAAACCGTCTCAAACTAAGGCTTTATGAGCCCATTCACGGCATTTTAGCACGCAGGGCTCGGGCCACAACCTCGTGCACGAAGGGGGTGACGTCGCCGCCCAGCGCCGCCACCTCCCGCACCAGGGTGGAGGAGATGAAGGCGTACTGCTCGGCGGGCGTGAGGAAGGTGGTCTCCACCTCCGGCGCCAGCCGCCGGTTCATGCTCGCGAGCTGGAACTCGAACTCGAAGTCCGACACCGCCCGCAGCCCGCGCAGGATCACCCGCGCCCCCCGGGCACGGACGAAGTCCACCAGGAGGCTGTCGAAGCCGCACACCTCCACCCCGTCGATGCCGGCGAGCGCCGCCCGCGCCAGGGCGACCCGCTCCTCGAGGCTGAACAGCGGCTGCTTCTTGGGGTTGGCGGCCACCGCCACCACCACCCGGCTGAACAGGCGCGAGGCCCGCTGGACGAGATCGGTGTGGCCGTTGGTGATGGGATCGAAGGTCCCGGGATAGACCACCGTGACGTCGGGCAAGGCGCCTCCCTCCGTTCGCGCAGTGCCCCTACTATGGCACGGCCCCGCCGTCGGCCCCAAGGGCCGCCTCGAGGAGGCGGAAGGCCACCGCGCCGGCCCGCCCCTCCCGCACCACCCGCCAGCCGGGCGGCGCCGCCGCCGGCGCCTCCTGCCGCGGCTGCTCCACGTAGACCCAGCCCCCGGGGCGGACCCAGCCGCGGGCGAGCCGCGCCAGCACCGGCCCCTGCAGGCGGGCGGCGTAGGGGGGATCGACGAAGACCACGTCGAAGGGCACGGGGGGCGTGCACGCGAGCCAGCGCAGCACATCGGCGCGGACCACCTCCACGCCCTCGGCGCCGAGCTCGACGAGGCGCGCCCGCAGGGCCTGCGCGAGGCGCGCGTCGCGCTCGACGAGGACGACGCGGGCGGCGCCGCGCGAGGCGGCCTCGAGCCCGAGGGCCCCGCTGCCGGCGAAGAGGTCGAGGCAGGCCGCCCCCGCGATGCGCGGCGCCAGCCAGTTGAACAGCGTCTCGCGCACGCGGTCGGGCGTCGGCCGCAGGCCGGGCACGGAGGGCACGGGCAGGCGCCGGCCGCGCCAGCACCCGCCGACGATGCGCACCCGCCCCGGCCGGCCCGTCACTCCCCCGCCGCGCCCCCGCCCACCAGCACCGTGACCATGCGCGCCGGGTCGAGGTGGCGGCGGAAGGCCTCGCGCACCTGCTCGGCGGTCACCGCCTCGACCCGCTCGGTGAAGCGCTCCAGATAGTCGAGGCCGAGACCGTGGTAGCCGATCAGGGTCAGGTAGCCGAGGATCTTGCGGTTGCTGTCGATGCGCAGCGGGAAGCCGCCCACGATGCCGCGCCGGGCCGCCTCCAGCTCCTGCGCCGTCGGGCCCTCGCGCAGGTAGCGCCCGAGCACCTCGCGCACCACCCCCAGCGCCTCCTCGGCGCGCTCGTTGCGCGTCTGCAGCCCGAGCTGGAAGGGGCCGCGCCGACGCATGGGCAGGAAGTAGCTGTAGACGCTGTAGGCGAGCCCGCGCCGCTCGCGCACCTCCTCGGACAGCCGCGAGACGAGGCCGCTGCCGCCGAGCACGTAGTTGCCCACGTAGAGGGGGAAGAGGTCGGGGTCGTCGCGACGGATGCCCGGCGCCCCGACGAGGATGTGGGTCTGGGTCGAGGGATGGGGGATGCGGATCAGCCGCGGCCCCGGAAGGTCCGGCACCGGGGGCAGCGGCGGCGCCGCAGGCCCCCGCGGGATGGCCTCGGCGAGCCGCGCCGCGAGCCGCTCCGCCCCGCGCCGGTCGAGGGCGCCGACGATGGCGACGAGGGCGTTGCCGGTGACGTAGTGGCGCCGGTGGAAGGCCACCACGTCCGCGGGCGTCAGCCCCTCCAGCGAGGCGCGGGTCCCCTCCGGCGGCGAGCCGTAGGGGTGGTCGCCGTAGAGGGCGCGGTAGAAGGCGCGCTCGGCCACCGCGCCCGGCGACTCCTCCGCCGCCTGCAGCCCCACCAGCATGCGCCGGCGCTCGCGCTCGAAGGCGCCGGGGTCGAGGCGCGGCTTCGCGAGCACCGCGCGCAGGGTCTCCACCGCCGGGGCGAGGAGCTCCGCGTCGGTGAGGCTGCGCAGGGAAACGGTGGCGCTGTCGCGCCCGGCCTCGACGCCGAAGCGGGCCCCGAGGCCCTCGAAGCGCGCCGCCAGCGCATCGGCGTCCCAGGGCCCGGCGCCCTCCTCCAGCAGCGAGGCGGTCAGCGCCGCGAGCCCCGGGCGGTCGCCGTCGCGGGCGCTGCCGGCGTCGAAGACGATCTGCACGTCCACCATCGGCAGCTCCGGGGCCTGCACGAAGTAGACCGGGACGCCGCCCTCGGTGCGCCAGTGCTCGATGCGCGGCCCCGCGCCCGCCAGCGCCGGAAGCGCCGCCAGCGCGAGGAGCGCCGCCCGCAGCTCAGCGCCCATCGCCGGCCCCTCCCTGCGGCTCCAGCACGGCCACGGTCAGCCCCTCGTCGGTGAGGTACCTGCGGGCCACGGCCTGGACCTGGGCCGCGGTCACCGCCCGCACGGCGGGGACGTACTCGTCCACCGCCCGCCAGCCGAGGCCCACGGTCTCGGCGATGCCGAGCTGCATCGCCTGGTAGAAGACCGAGTCGCGCTGGTAGACCGCCGCCGCCACCACCTGCGCCTTGACCCGCGCCAGCTCCTCGTCCGAAACCGGCTCCTCGCGCAGCCTGCGCACCTGCGCGCGCAGCGCCGCCTCCAGCTCGGCGACGTCGTGGCCGGGGGCGGGGGTGGCCTCGAGCACGAGCAGCGTGGGCAGACGGTCGTAGAGGCTGTAGCCGGCGCCGGCGCTCGCCGCGATCTCGCGCCCGCGCACCAGCTCGCGGGCGAGGCGGGCGCTGGCGCCGCCGTCGAGGATCCCGGCGAGGACCTCCAGGGCGTAGGCCTCCCAGCGCGGCTCGGCCTGGGCCAGCGCCGGCACCTTGTAGCCCATGAGCAGGAGCGGCACCCGCGCGGGGCGGCGCACCGTGATCCGCCGCGGCCCCGTCTGCGGGATCTCGGGCCGCGGCTTGACCGCCGGCGGCGGGGCCGGCGGCACCGGGCCGAAGTGCCGCTCCGCCAGGGCCCGCACCGCCTCCGGCTCGACGTCGCCCACCACCACCAGGGTGGCGTTGCTGGGGGCGTAGAAGCGCCGGTACCAGGTGAGGAGGTCGTCCCGGGTGACGTGCCTGAGGTCGTCCATCCACCCGATCACAGGGATGCGCTGGGGCCCGGAGAGGAAGGCCGTGGCCTTGAAGCGCTCGTAGGTGAAGGCCTGGGGGTCGTCCTCGGTGCGCAGGCGCCGCTCCTCCATCACCACCTGCGCCTCCTTGCGCAGCTCCTCCTCGGGGAGGAGGAGGTTGCGCATGCGGTCGGCCTCGAGGGCGAAGGCCACCTCGAGGCGGTCGCGGGCCAGGGTCTGGAAGTAGGCGGTGTAGTCCTGCCCGGTGAAGGCGTTCTCGCGCCCGCCCAGCTCGGCGATGATGCGGGAGAACTCGCCCGCCGGATGCGCCGGCGTGCCCTTGAACATCATGTGCTCGAGCAGGTGGGAGATGCCGGTGATGCCGTCGTGCTCGTAGCTCGAGCCCACCCGGTACCAGACCTGCGACACCACCACCGGGGCGCGGTGGTCCTCCTTCACCAGCAGCTTCAGCCCGTTGTCGAGCCGGTACTCGGCGACGCCGCCCGCGAGCGCCCACGGCGCGAAGGCGGCGAGCAGCCACGCCCACCCTCGTCGGTGCATCGGATCCTCCCTCCGCCGCCCCCCGCGGGGGCTGTGGTAGCATAGCGCACGCCCGCCCACGGCCGCGGGCACACCCACCCTTCGACCGGTCCGGAGATGTTCGGTTTCCGAAAGCGCCGTGCCCGTGACGGGGCGGACGAGAGGCAGGGGCTCCTCGCGCGCCTGCGCGAGCGCCTGGCGCGCACCCGCGGCGGCCTCGGCGGCGGGCTGGCGGCGCTACTTCGCGGCCGCGGCGTCGACGAGGAGGTCCTCGAGGAGATCGAGGCGCGGCTGCTCCTCGCCGACGTCGGCGTGACCGCCACCACGGAGCTGGTGGATGCGCTGCGCCGCAGCCGCCCGCGCAGCGGCGACGAGGTGGTGGCGGTGCTGCGCGAGCGGATGCTGGAGATCCTCGCCCCCTGCGCGCGGCCGCTGGAGATCCCGGACGAGGCGCACCCCTTCACCATCCTCACCGTGGGCGTCAACGGCGTCGGCAAGACCACCACCATCGGCAAGCTGGCGCGGCGCCTGCGCGACGAGGGCCTGGGGGTGCTGCTCGCCGCCGGCGACACCTTCCGCGCCGCCGCGGTGGAGCAGCTCCAGGCCTGGGGCGAGCGCAACGGCGTGCCGGTCGTCGCCCAGGGCACCGGGGCCGACGCCGCCTCGGTGATCCACGACGCCATGACCGCGGCGAAGGCGCGCGGCATCGACGTCGTCGTCGCCGACACCGCCGGACGCCTCCACACCAAGCACAACCTCATGGAGGAGCTGCGCAAGATCCGCCGCGTCATGGCCCGCCTCGACCCCGGCGCGCCCCACGAGGTGCTGCTGGTGCTGGACGCCACCACGGGGCAGAACGCCCTCGCCCAGGCGCGCCGCTTCCACGACGCCGTGGGCGTGACCGGCATCGCCCTGACCAAGCTCGACGGCACCGCCCGCGGCGGCATCGTGCTCGCCATCGCGCGCGAGCTCGCGCTGCCGATCCGGTTCATCGGCATCGGCGAGGGCGCCGAGGACCTGCGCCCCTTCGACGCCGAGGCCTTCGTCGATGCCATCCTCGATCCCGGCGGGGAGGGGGAGGCGGTGGCGGACGGCTGAGGGGGACGGCGGTGATCCGCTTCGACGCGGTGAGCAAGCGCTACCCCGGCGGCGGCGAGGCCCTGAGCGAGGTCAGCTTCCATCTCGCCCGCGGCGAGATGGCCTTCCTCACCGGCCACTCCGGCGCCGGCAAGAGCACGCTGCTCAAGCTCGTGGCGGGCATCGAGCGCGCCACCCGCGGCCAGATCGTGGTCGACGGCGAGAACATCACCCGCCTGCCGCGCCGGCGCCTCCCGCACCTGCGGCGCAAGATCGGCATCATCTTCCAGGACCACCGGCTGCTCTACGACCGCACCGTCTTCGACAACGTCGCCCTGCCGCTGGTCATCGACGGCCTCGGCCACCGCGAGATCGCCCGCCGCGTGCGCGCCGCCCTCGACAAGGTGGGCCTGCTCGGCAAGGAGCGGCTCAACCCGGTGGTGCTCTCGGGCGGCGAACAGCAGCGGGTGGGCATCGCCCGCGCCGTAGTGGCGCG carries:
- a CDS encoding M16 family metallopeptidase, whose protein sequence is MGAELRAALLALAALPALAGAGPRIEHWRTEGGVPVYFVQAPELPMVDVQIVFDAGSARDGDRPGLAALTASLLEEGAGPWDADALAARFEGLGARFGVEAGRDSATVSLRSLTDAELLAPAVETLRAVLAKPRLDPGAFERERRRMLVGLQAAEESPGAVAERAFYRALYGDHPYGSPPEGTRASLEGLTPADVVAFHRRHYVTGNALVAIVGALDRRGAERLAARLAEAIPRGPAAPPLPPVPDLPGPRLIRIPHPSTQTHILVGAPGIRRDDPDLFPLYVGNYVLGGSGLVSRLSEEVRERRGLAYSVYSYFLPMRRRGPFQLGLQTRNERAEEALGVVREVLGRYLREGPTAQELEAARRGIVGGFPLRIDSNRKILGYLTLIGYHGLGLDYLERFTERVEAVTAEQVREAFRRHLDPARMVTVLVGGGAAGE
- the coaD gene encoding pantetheine-phosphate adenylyltransferase, with the translated sequence MPDVTVVYPGTFDPITNGHTDLVQRASRLFSRVVVAVAANPKKQPLFSLEERVALARAALAGIDGVEVCGFDSLLVDFVRARGARVILRGLRAVSDFEFEFQLASMNRRLAPEVETTFLTPAEQYAFISSTLVREVAALGGDVTPFVHEVVARALRAKMP
- the ftsE gene encoding cell division ATP-binding protein FtsE, whose amino-acid sequence is MIRFDAVSKRYPGGGEALSEVSFHLARGEMAFLTGHSGAGKSTLLKLVAGIERATRGQIVVDGENITRLPRRRLPHLRRKIGIIFQDHRLLYDRTVFDNVALPLVIDGLGHREIARRVRAALDKVGLLGKERLNPVVLSGGEQQRVGIARAVVARPPLLIADEPTGNLDPELSAEIMALFCRFNEVGVTVLVASHDLGLIRRLGRRILRLDHGRLVDDGRPGAAA
- the ftsY gene encoding signal recognition particle-docking protein FtsY, translated to MFGFRKRRARDGADERQGLLARLRERLARTRGGLGGGLAALLRGRGVDEEVLEEIEARLLLADVGVTATTELVDALRRSRPRSGDEVVAVLRERMLEILAPCARPLEIPDEAHPFTILTVGVNGVGKTTTIGKLARRLRDEGLGVLLAAGDTFRAAAVEQLQAWGERNGVPVVAQGTGADAASVIHDAMTAAKARGIDVVVADTAGRLHTKHNLMEELRKIRRVMARLDPGAPHEVLLVLDATTGQNALAQARRFHDAVGVTGIALTKLDGTARGGIVLAIARELALPIRFIGIGEGAEDLRPFDAEAFVDAILDPGGEGEAVADG
- the rsmD gene encoding 16S rRNA (guanine(966)-N(2))-methyltransferase RsmD, yielding MTGRPGRVRIVGGCWRGRRLPVPSVPGLRPTPDRVRETLFNWLAPRIAGAACLDLFAGSGALGLEAASRGAARVVLVERDARLAQALRARLVELGAEGVEVVRADVLRWLACTPPVPFDVVFVDPPYAARLQGPVLARLARGWVRPGGWVYVEQPRQEAPAAAPPGWRVVREGRAGAVAFRLLEAALGADGGAVP
- a CDS encoding YfhL family 4Fe-4S dicluster ferredoxin, which translates into the protein MALMITDECINCDVCEPECPNNAISQGDEIYVIDPNRCTECVGHYDTPQCVEVCPVDCIVKNPDYDESQEELMAKYQRLQEETA
- a CDS encoding peptidoglycan -binding protein, whose amino-acid sequence is MFTLARRGGRSVNVWPGFVDALASVLLVFVFLLLLFVLAQFYLTGVIAARDRALDRLQRNIAELAETLALERERRAGLEESLAEVQARLQATLAERERLAGRLRLTTARAEQAEARIAELERRLAEAERTVAADRETIELRLREIASLQADIAALRQVREELERRVGILAAALEERGRTLGALRERSRQLEARLAEAEERTLLAQREVERRDIRIGELAAEIAARDRALAEEQRLSAEARNQVALLNQQIAALRAQIAELEAALDLAQGTMERQKVEIAELGRKLNLALARRVQELARYRSEFFGRLREVLGEHPGIRIVGDRFVFASEIFFDTASAALREEGKRQLARLAATLKDVAARIPPEIDWVLRIDGHTDRRPIHTAEFPSNWELSTARALAVVRFLTAQGIPAHRLVAAGFGEHRPIDPADTPEAWARNRRIEIKLTQP
- a CDS encoding M16 family metallopeptidase, which codes for MHRRGWAWLLAAFAPWALAGGVAEYRLDNGLKLLVKEDHRAPVVVSQVWYRVGSSYEHDGITGISHLLEHMMFKGTPAHPAGEFSRIIAELGGRENAFTGQDYTAYFQTLARDRLEVAFALEADRMRNLLLPEEELRKEAQVVMEERRLRTEDDPQAFTYERFKATAFLSGPQRIPVIGWMDDLRHVTRDDLLTWYRRFYAPSNATLVVVGDVEPEAVRALAERHFGPVPPAPPPAVKPRPEIPQTGPRRITVRRPARVPLLLMGYKVPALAQAEPRWEAYALEVLAGILDGGASARLARELVRGREIAASAGAGYSLYDRLPTLLVLEATPAPGHDVAELEAALRAQVRRLREEPVSDEELARVKAQVVAAAVYQRDSVFYQAMQLGIAETVGLGWRAVDEYVPAVRAVTAAQVQAVARRYLTDEGLTVAVLEPQGGAGDGR
- a CDS encoding flagellar motor protein MotA, with translation MSDRVPYWMSVFLVAVAAAATALFPALQRAFLANPVFNGMILAVLLVGVVLEYRQVLGLAPERRWLARLRAGVTSQPAPHLLAPLARLLAERERPRLSTQAARALLDGIRLRLDEQRDLSRYLVGLLVFLGLLGTFWGLLDTVSAAAGVIAGLSVEGELASVFEQLKANLQAPLAGMGTAFSSSLFGLGGALVLGFLDLQAGHAQNRFYNDLEEWLAELTHLPSGALEAEQPLPAYLEALIERSADSLEALQRLMARSEEERAGTRQELLELTRRLAELADRMREEQQVIRGLTRQQAELQAMIGRLAEAAERWGPDEAAREHLRNLDLGLARLAEETVRGREAVVETLRGELRLLARTLAGRDG